The following proteins are co-located in the Lepisosteus oculatus isolate fLepOcu1 chromosome 9, fLepOcu1.hap2, whole genome shotgun sequence genome:
- the amy2a gene encoding pancreatic alpha-amylase encodes MEQARMRLFVFVLTLGLCLAQYHPNTKPGRTSIVHLFEWRWADIAAECERFLAPNGFGGVQISPPSESITLQNPWRPWWERYQPISYNLCSRSGTEQELRDMVTRCNNVGVHIYVDVVINHMCGAGGGEGTHSSCGTYFNANTKDFPSVPYSAWDFNDGKCRTGSGDIENYNEIFQVRDCRLVSLLDLALEKDYVRGRIAEYMNSLIDIGVAGFRVDACKHMWPGDLQVIFGKLKNLNNKWFASGTRPFIYQEVIDLGGEPIKASEYFGLGRVTEFAYSAKLGKVIRKWGGEKMAYLRNWGAGWGFMPSDKALVFVDNHDNQRGHGAGGASILTFWEPRLYKMAMGFMLAHPYGVTRVMSSFRWDRHIVNGKDQNDWMGPPSYSDGTTKPVPINPDSTCGDGWVCEHRWRQIKNMVIFRNVVEGQPFSNWWDNGSNQVAFGRGNQGFIVFNNDDWSMDVTLNTGLPAGTYCDVISGQKEGGHCTGKEITIRVDGKGRFQINSTAEDPFIAIHAGSKL; translated from the exons ATGGAACAGGCCAGAATGaggctgtttgtgtttgtgctgaCTCTTGGGCTGTGCCTTGCTCAATACCATCCCAATACAAAGCCAGGTAGAACGTCCATCGTTCATTTATTTGAATGGCGCTGGGCTGACATAGCCGCGGAATGTGAGCGATTTTTAGCACCAAATGGATTTGGTGGGGTTCAG ATCTCTCCTCCTAGTGAGAGCATCACTCTTCAGAATCCCTGGAGACCCTGGTGGGAAAGATATCAGCCAATCAGCTATAACTTGTGCTCGAGATCTGGAACTGAACAGGAGTTGAGAGATATGGTGACCAGATGTAACAATGTTGGG GTTCACATCTATGTAGATGTTGTCATCAATCACATGtgtggagcaggaggaggagagggcaCACATTCTTCATGTGGAACATACTTCAACGCCAACACTAAAGATTTCCCATCTGTGCCTTACTCTGCCTGGGATTTTAATGATGGCAAATGTAGAACTGGCAGTGGAGACATTGAAAATTACAATGAAATATTCCAG GTGCGTGACTGCCGTTTGGTGAGCCTTCTTGACCTTGCTCTTGAAAAGGACTATGTCAGAGGAAGAATTGCAGAATACATGAATTCACTGATCGACATTGGAGTTGCAGGATTCAGAGTGGATGCTTGTAAACACATGTGGCCTGGAGATTTGCAAGTTATCTTTGGCAAACTGAAGAATCTTAACAATAAATGGTTCGCCAGTGGTACAAGACCTTTTATATATCAagag GTTATTGATCTTGGAGGGGAGCCCATTAAAGCAAGTGAATACTTTGGTTTGGGACGTGTTACAGAGTTCGCCTACAGCGCAAAACTAGGCAAAGTCATTCGCAAATGGGGAGGTGAAAAAATGGCTTATTTAAG GAATTGGGGTGCAGGCTGGGGATTCATGCCCTCTGACAAAGCTCTTGTGTTTGTGGACAATCATGACAACCAGAGAGGCCATGGAGCCGGAGGAGCCTCAATTCTCACCTTCTGGGAACCCAG ACTGTACAAAATGGCCATGGGTTTCATGCTGGCACATCCATATGGAGTGACACGAGTGATGTCAAGTTTCCGCTGGGATCGTCATATAGTGAATGGAAAG GATCAGAATGACTGGATGGGACCACCAAGTTACAGTGATGGAACCACTAAGCCTGTTCCCATTAATCCAGACAGCACCTGTGGAGATGGCTGGGTGTGTGAACATAGATGGCGCCAAATCAA aaacaTGGTTATTTTCCGTAATGTTGTGGAGGGCCAACCGTTTTCTAACTGGTGGGATAATGGGAGCAACCAAGTAGCTTTTGGTCGTGGTAACCAAGGATTTATTGTCTTCAACAATGATGATTG GAGCATGGATGTTACACTGAACACAGGCCTACCTGCTGGGACCTACTGTGATGTCATCTCTGGGCAAAAGGAAGGGGGGCATTGCACTGGGAAGGAAATCACTATCAGGGTAGATGGAAAAGGTCGCTTCCAAATTAACAGCACAGCTGAAGACCCATTTATTGCCATCCATGCTGGTTCTAAATTGTAA
- the rnpc3 gene encoding RNA-binding region-containing protein 3: MAYSEDPDRDVVLTKKSKTLIVRHLPSELTRHEKEDLLKYFGATSIRVFSDKGRLKHTAFATFATENASSRALARLHQLKILNHTLVVEFAKDEDSINLLNQQPVSERLDDEAIKDEKDKQSQNIPLIENGIAPSLGLKFQMNPCLKYLYPPPTSGILANITNALISVPKFYVQVLHLMNKMNLPSPFGPITARPPLYEDLVPAPPPPMPPLPPDEPPLPEEEMEFSSEEESEYESEDDETKERMNRLMDLANLPCKRPQRKKVSASRKKPRLKDFLNVPKPDSHSSSVALQPSDVFEQPQSCGQKKIEFHISADVSGILQEGIHQQETDKTEDNDETEETTKVEAVGFGKIYPKPLVTEKEDESGEDEDIPSGFISRRELEKGRISKDEMKNLSVFRNYEPGDPTCRLYVKNVAKQVEEKDLKFIFGRYVDISSDADRNMFDIVLMKEGRMKGQAFIGLPSEKAAGKALKETNGYVLYDKPLVVQFARSARPKQDSKDEKKSHKR; encoded by the exons ATGGCTTACTCAGAGGATCCGGATAGGGACGTTGTCCTGACAAAAAAGAGCAAAACGCTGATCGTACGACATCTGCCTTCTGAACTGACTAGACATGAAAAAGAAGATCTTCTGAAGTATTTTGGAGCCACTTCAATAAGAGTGTTCTCAGATAAGGGAAGGCTG aaacataCAGCGTTTGCAACTTTTGCAACCGAAAATGCATCTTCTAGG gctctGGCAAGACTACATCAACTAAAGATCTTAAACCATACATTggttgttgaatttgctaaagATGAAGACAGCATAAATCTTCTGAATCAGCAGCCAGTTTCAGAACG TTTAGATGATGAAGCAATAAAAGATGAAAAAGACAAGCAATCACAGAACATTCCTTTAATTGAAAATGGAATTGCCCCTAGCCTTGG gttaaaATTTCAAATGAACCCTTGTCTGAAGTATTTATACCCCCCGCCAACAAGTGGAATTCTGGCAAATATCACAAATGCACTCATAAGTGTTCCAAAGTTTTATGTTCAA GTGCTTCATTTAATGAACAAGATGAACTTACCAAGTCCATTTGGGCCTATAACTGCAAGGCCTCCTTTG TATGAGGATCTAGTTCCAgctccacctccaccaatgcCTCCACTTCCACCTGATGAACCGCCCCTACCAGAGGAAGAAATGGAGTTTTCCAGTGAAGAAGAGTCAGAATATGAGAGTGAGGATGATGAAACTAAAGAGAG AATGAATAGGCTGATGGACCTGGCTAATCTTCCATGCAAAAGACCCCAGAGAAAGAAAGTGTCTGCTTCAAGGAAGAAGCCCAGGTTAAAGGACTTTCTTAATGTACCCAAGCCAGATTCTCACAG TTCCAGTGTAGCTCTCCAGCCCTCGGATGTTTTTGAACAGCCTCAATCGTGTGGGCAGAAGAAAATTGAGTTTCACATTTCAGCAGATGTATCAGGAATTCTGCAAGAAGGAATACATCAGCAGGAGACTGACAAGACAGAAG ATAATGATGAGACAGAGGAAACCACAAAGGTAGAGGCAGTTGGATTTGGGAAAATCTACCCCAAGCCACTGGTAACAGAAAAAGAGGATGAAAgtggtgaagatgaggacatcCCTTCAGGTTTTATATCcaggagagagctggagaaaGGCAGGATCTCAAAAGATG AAATGAAAAATCTCTCAGTGTTCAGAAATTATGAACCTGGTGATCCAACGTGTAGACTCTACGTCAAGAATGTTGCCAagcaagttgaagaaaag GACTTGAAATTTATCTTCGGAAGATACGTAGACATTTCTTCAGATGCTGACAGAAATAT GTTTGATATTGTTTTAATGAAAGAAGGTCGTATGAAGGGACAAGCTTTTATTGGACTTCCCAGTGAGAAAGCTGCAGGAAAAGCTTTGAAGGAAACCAATGGATACGTGCTTTATGACAAACCATTGGTTGTT CAATTTGCAAGATCTGCCAGACCAAAGCAGGACTCCaaagatgagaaaaaaagtcataaaaggtga